Proteins from a single region of Vulgatibacter sp.:
- the nagZ gene encoding beta-N-acetylhexosaminidase, which produces MNATGDVKRLVAGLFCVGFPGLSVPSEVRELQELGVAGAILFRRNVENPIQFASLCAELKSSAGRPFLTSVDQEGGRVMRLRDPFSEIPAMRALGAAGDESLAEAVGAVLGRELRAVNVDLDYAPVLDVDTNPANPVIGDRSFARSPEAVGRLGAALIRGLQRAGVAACGKHFPGHGDTSQDSHVDLPRLPHSLERLESVELPPFEMAIRAGVASIMTAHVIFEPLDARYPATMSRPALDGILRDRMGFDGVVISDDLEMKAIAEHYGLEEAVVRGINAGVDLFLVCHHADVQHRAIDLLAAAVARGDVPLARVQEARRRVDALVQRYVRPAAAAEAFRNVVGCAEHRAVIERVRAASPLLASTTGRDPTEV; this is translated from the coding sequence ATGAACGCCACGGGTGATGTAAAGAGATTGGTTGCCGGGCTTTTTTGCGTAGGGTTTCCGGGGCTTTCCGTGCCTTCGGAGGTCAGGGAGCTCCAGGAGCTCGGCGTGGCCGGCGCGATCCTCTTCCGCCGCAACGTGGAAAATCCGATACAATTTGCATCTCTCTGCGCGGAGCTGAAATCGAGCGCAGGCAGGCCCTTCCTCACCTCGGTCGATCAGGAGGGCGGGCGGGTGATGCGCCTGCGCGATCCCTTCTCCGAGATCCCGGCGATGCGCGCCCTCGGCGCCGCCGGCGACGAGAGCCTCGCCGAGGCGGTGGGCGCGGTCCTGGGGCGGGAGCTCCGGGCGGTGAACGTCGATCTCGATTACGCCCCGGTGCTCGACGTGGACACCAATCCGGCCAACCCGGTGATCGGCGACCGCTCCTTCGCCCGGAGCCCGGAGGCGGTGGGCCGGCTGGGTGCCGCGCTGATCCGCGGCCTGCAGCGCGCCGGCGTCGCCGCCTGCGGCAAGCACTTCCCCGGCCACGGCGACACCTCCCAGGACAGCCACGTCGACCTGCCCCGCCTGCCCCACTCCCTCGAGCGCCTCGAGTCGGTGGAGCTACCACCCTTCGAGATGGCGATCCGCGCCGGCGTCGCCTCGATCATGACGGCCCACGTGATCTTCGAGCCCCTCGACGCCCGCTACCCGGCGACGATGAGCCGGCCCGCCCTCGACGGCATCCTCCGCGACCGGATGGGCTTCGACGGCGTGGTCATCTCCGACGATCTCGAAATGAAGGCGATCGCGGAGCATTACGGCCTCGAGGAGGCGGTGGTCCGCGGCATCAACGCCGGCGTCGACCTCTTCCTGGTCTGCCACCACGCGGACGTGCAGCACCGGGCGATCGATCTGCTCGCCGCTGCGGTGGCGCGGGGCGACGTGCCGCTCGCCCGGGTGCAGGAGGCGCGGCGCCGGGTCGACGCCCTGGTGCAGCGCTACGTGCGGCCCGCCGCAGCAGCGGAGGCGTTTCGCAACGTCGTCGGCTGCGCCGAGCACCGCGCGGTGATCGAGCGGGTGCGCGCCGCGAGCCCGCTGCTCGCGAGCACGACCGGCCGCGATCCGACCGAGGTCTAA
- a CDS encoding sensor histidine kinase: MPLIVSGDQGRTDPVPGLASLFAHTPMAVAVLEGSQLLHRWANRRWVERLPGQMDPAGVLGKSLGSVLPEGEGELLALCRRALSSNEAQPFHDLHVHGAQGEVLLSGVAQPHAGRVVLQVQAELRRLAPANAGELDFGDQVLEQIPHPVVVLNRIGRVLRANNKARTRFGVEIGQRGDDILVASDLRNEQGEPVTVRSVEIAKALVGETIEMRGSARDRLLGERRECIIHSGPVMKDGRVVAGLVISIDVTDLRRLERAKDEFLNIAAHELKTPLTAVRAYLQLAQRRGAADPKVGELIQSAVHGTYRMQRLIADMLDTARLETGRLRLQTERCDLARIVLDVEERFRRYLAEGRTISVQVEAPLLLDGDPVRLDQVIGNLLSNALRHGPPGKPVRISARRESNLAIVEVADEGEGVPPEFVPRLFERLARGASAKGDGLGLGLFLARNLARLHHGDVTVDPGNGRGARFALKLPLAG; the protein is encoded by the coding sequence TTGCCCCTGATCGTTTCCGGGGATCAGGGACGGACCGACCCCGTCCCGGGCCTGGCCTCCCTCTTCGCCCACACGCCCATGGCCGTGGCGGTGCTGGAGGGCAGCCAGCTGCTCCACCGGTGGGCCAACCGGCGCTGGGTCGAGAGGCTCCCGGGACAGATGGATCCCGCGGGCGTCCTCGGCAAGTCCCTCGGCAGCGTTCTTCCCGAGGGGGAGGGCGAGCTCCTCGCCCTCTGTCGCCGCGCCCTCTCGAGCAACGAGGCGCAGCCCTTCCACGACCTCCACGTCCATGGCGCGCAGGGCGAGGTGCTCCTCAGCGGCGTCGCCCAGCCGCACGCAGGGCGCGTCGTGCTCCAGGTGCAGGCCGAGCTGCGGCGCCTGGCGCCTGCGAATGCAGGCGAGCTCGACTTCGGCGATCAGGTGCTCGAGCAGATCCCGCATCCGGTGGTCGTGCTGAACCGCATCGGTCGTGTGCTCCGGGCCAACAACAAGGCCCGCACCCGGTTCGGCGTGGAGATCGGCCAGCGCGGCGACGACATCCTCGTCGCCTCCGACCTCCGCAACGAGCAGGGCGAGCCGGTGACGGTCCGCTCCGTGGAGATCGCCAAGGCCCTGGTCGGTGAGACGATCGAGATGCGCGGCAGCGCCCGCGACCGGCTCCTCGGCGAGCGGCGCGAGTGCATCATCCACAGCGGCCCGGTGATGAAGGACGGGCGGGTCGTGGCCGGGCTGGTGATCTCGATCGACGTCACCGACCTACGCCGGCTCGAGCGGGCCAAGGACGAGTTCCTCAACATCGCCGCCCACGAGCTGAAGACGCCGCTCACCGCGGTGCGCGCCTATCTCCAGCTGGCCCAGCGACGCGGCGCGGCGGATCCCAAGGTCGGCGAGCTGATCCAGAGCGCCGTCCACGGCACCTATCGAATGCAGCGGCTCATCGCCGACATGCTCGACACCGCGCGCCTCGAGACCGGCAGGCTGCGGCTGCAGACCGAGCGATGTGATCTCGCGCGGATCGTGCTCGACGTGGAGGAGCGCTTCCGGCGCTACCTGGCCGAGGGGCGGACGATCTCCGTGCAGGTGGAGGCGCCGCTGCTCCTCGACGGCGATCCGGTCCGGCTCGACCAGGTGATCGGCAACCTGCTCTCCAACGCCCTGCGGCACGGGCCGCCGGGAAAGCCGGTGCGAATCTCGGCGCGGCGGGAGAGCAACCTGGCGATCGTCGAGGTCGCCGACGAGGGCGAGGGCGTCCCGCCCGAATTCGTGCCGCGGCTCTTCGAGCGGCTGGCCCGCGGCGCTTCGGCAAAGGGGGACGGCCTGGGCCTCGGGCTCTTCCTCGCCCGGAACCTGGCACGGCTGCACCACGGCGACGTCACCGTCGATCCGGGCAACGGCCGCGGCGCGCGCTTCGCGCTCAAGCTGCCGCTGGCGGGCTGA
- a CDS encoding response regulator transcription factor translates to MEPMHRPLILLVDDNRELADLLSQVFQEAGYRTRVCYRGRAALEAIDAEAPDAAVVDMLLPDVMGTEVGKVLAQRAIPFVFATGVFKGRQHARDAEEKYGARAHFEKPFAAGSLLAAMKEIVAPPPPAEAASDESMEVELDIDVETEPDATPMAPLEMTGQVALRGPMVQAVLRGDDFRLEAPLRGQTLVRTGPIPTQPQQRVQRGALRDNLPQLVTAFWLLQETGELWLQRGKVKKAIWFEKGAPVFALSNLAADRFGTFLVRLGRITPEQLREATARAVAEKRRTGDVLVAMGVLQDAERLYYVAQQVKAILYSLFAWSDGEYVMTFQSRAAMEPLRLGLHPAQLISRGIKKLYGVDRLQRLLLLEDRLAPSPEPAYQLADAGLEPWEEQLLARIDGERTVAELLAMSGKPREVVYAALAVLLALRFVEKS, encoded by the coding sequence ATGGAACCTATGCACCGCCCCCTGATCCTCCTCGTCGACGACAACCGCGAGCTGGCCGACCTGCTGTCGCAGGTCTTCCAGGAGGCGGGCTATCGCACCCGGGTCTGCTACCGCGGCAGGGCCGCCCTCGAAGCGATCGACGCCGAGGCGCCGGACGCCGCGGTGGTCGACATGCTCCTGCCCGACGTGATGGGCACCGAGGTCGGCAAGGTCCTCGCGCAGCGCGCGATCCCCTTCGTCTTCGCCACCGGCGTCTTCAAGGGGCGCCAGCACGCCCGGGACGCGGAGGAGAAGTACGGCGCCCGGGCCCACTTCGAGAAGCCCTTCGCCGCGGGATCGCTCCTCGCGGCGATGAAGGAGATCGTGGCGCCGCCGCCGCCAGCCGAGGCCGCTTCCGACGAGTCGATGGAGGTCGAGCTCGACATCGACGTGGAGACCGAGCCGGACGCCACGCCGATGGCGCCGCTGGAGATGACCGGCCAGGTCGCGCTCCGGGGCCCGATGGTGCAGGCGGTCCTGCGGGGCGACGACTTCCGCCTCGAGGCGCCGCTTCGTGGTCAGACCCTGGTGCGCACGGGGCCGATTCCGACGCAGCCGCAGCAGCGCGTGCAGCGGGGCGCGCTCCGCGACAACCTGCCCCAGCTCGTCACCGCCTTCTGGCTCCTCCAGGAGACCGGCGAGCTCTGGCTGCAGCGGGGCAAGGTGAAGAAGGCGATCTGGTTCGAGAAGGGGGCGCCGGTCTTCGCGCTCTCCAACCTCGCGGCGGACCGCTTCGGCACCTTCCTCGTGCGCCTCGGTCGCATCACCCCCGAGCAGCTGCGGGAGGCGACCGCGCGCGCCGTCGCCGAGAAGCGCCGCACCGGCGACGTACTCGTCGCGATGGGCGTGCTCCAGGACGCCGAGCGGCTCTACTACGTGGCGCAGCAGGTGAAGGCGATCCTCTACTCGCTCTTCGCCTGGTCGGACGGCGAGTACGTGATGACCTTCCAATCCCGGGCGGCGATGGAGCCGCTGCGCCTCGGGCTCCATCCCGCGCAGCTGATCAGCCGGGGGATCAAGAAGCTCTACGGTGTCGACCGGCTGCAGCGGCTGCTCCTCCTCGAGGACCGGCTCGCGCCTTCGCCGGAGCCGGCCTACCAGCTGGCGGACGCGGGCCTCGAGCCGTGGGAGGAGCAGCTCCTCGCGCGGATCGACGGCGAACGCACCGTGGCGGAGCTCCTCGCCATGTCGGGGAAGCCCCGCGAGGTGGTCTATGCCGCCCTCGCGGTGCTGCTGGCGCTTCGCTTCGTCGAGAAGAGTTAG
- a CDS encoding ABC transporter substrate-binding protein codes for MHARGLSIAPLFAVAAVLLASLTGCEEKKAAAPAGAAAAQERSGGDEILFGEVSSLTGQEATFGTSTKKGIALAVKEINEAGGVLGKKIRVITYDDQGKPTEAAAAATRLIVQDKVHVLLGEVASARSLAMAPIAQANGVPMITHASTNPRVTEGKDYVFRICFIDPFQGTVMAKFAREELKLEKVAILRDVRNDYSVGLANFFVESFTRLGGKVVGDQSYSAQDIDFKAQLTALRGLEPQAIFVPGYYTDVGLIARQARELGIDVPLLGGDGWDSSKLYEIGGEALQGSYFSNHYSLDDPAPRIQKFIASYKEHFEEETVPDAMSALGYDAAYIAADAIRRAGSLDGAKIRDALARTKGYEGVTGAITIDGDRNAVKPAVVLKVEDGKAVYATTIKP; via the coding sequence ATGCACGCCCGCGGGCTCTCCATCGCGCCGCTCTTCGCCGTCGCCGCCGTACTTCTCGCTTCCCTCACCGGCTGTGAAGAGAAGAAGGCAGCCGCCCCCGCGGGCGCGGCAGCAGCGCAGGAACGCAGCGGCGGCGATGAAATCCTCTTCGGTGAAGTGAGCTCGCTCACGGGCCAGGAAGCCACCTTCGGCACCTCGACGAAGAAGGGCATCGCCCTGGCGGTGAAGGAGATCAACGAGGCCGGCGGCGTGCTGGGCAAGAAGATCCGGGTCATCACCTACGACGACCAGGGCAAACCCACGGAGGCGGCAGCTGCCGCCACCCGCCTCATCGTGCAGGACAAGGTGCACGTGCTCCTTGGCGAGGTGGCCTCGGCCCGCTCACTGGCGATGGCGCCGATCGCGCAGGCCAACGGCGTGCCGATGATCACCCACGCCTCCACCAACCCCCGGGTCACCGAGGGCAAGGACTACGTCTTCCGCATCTGCTTCATCGATCCCTTCCAGGGCACGGTGATGGCGAAGTTCGCCCGCGAGGAGCTGAAGCTCGAGAAGGTGGCGATCCTCCGCGACGTGCGGAACGACTACTCGGTGGGCCTCGCCAACTTCTTCGTCGAGAGCTTCACCAGGCTCGGCGGCAAGGTGGTCGGCGACCAGAGCTACTCGGCGCAGGACATCGACTTCAAGGCGCAGCTCACCGCGCTCCGCGGCCTCGAGCCCCAGGCGATCTTCGTGCCCGGCTATTACACCGACGTGGGCCTCATCGCCCGGCAGGCCCGCGAGCTCGGCATCGACGTGCCGCTGCTCGGCGGGGACGGCTGGGATTCCTCGAAGCTCTACGAGATCGGCGGCGAGGCGTTGCAGGGCTCCTACTTCTCGAACCACTACTCGCTCGACGATCCGGCGCCGCGGATCCAGAAGTTCATCGCCTCCTACAAAGAGCATTTCGAGGAGGAGACGGTGCCGGACGCGATGTCGGCCCTCGGCTACGACGCCGCCTACATCGCCGCCGACGCCATCCGCCGGGCCGGCAGCCTCGACGGCGCGAAGATCCGCGACGCGCTCGCGCGGACGAAGGGCTACGAAGGCGTCACCGGCGCGATCACCATCGACGGCGATCGCAACGCGGTGAAGCCCGCGGTGGTGCTCAAGGTCGAGGACGGCAAGGCCGTCTACGC